CATTGGATGCGGGCGAGGCCTGGCATGAACTGCTGCAGCGATCTCAGTCAGCGCCGACGCACTGTCCACCTGGCCGCTTGTGGATGCCTTCTCCTGGTGGCGCGCTGGGTGCTGGCACCGGCATGCCGGTCCTGTCTGCCTCCACCTGGAGACCTTTACGGCTGGCTGAAGAATGCTCCCAGTACCGGGGCGAGCACCGCGGCGTCGACATCATGGGTCTGGCCTTCGAGCACAAGCACTGAGGCGTTGGGCATCGCTGCTTCCAGTCGGAGAGCTGTGTCGCGCATAAATGGATAGCTCGCATCGCCAACCATCAGTAGGGTGGACTGAGCCACAGCGGCCGCCCGGGCGCTGGGTACCGTGCCATTCGGACCCAGCAGGGCTGCGTGGTCGTAGGCCATGGTGGGGGCGAGTGCCTCCAAGGCTGGCCAGAAAGGAGCGTGCCTCATTCCAGCGATCTGTTCCTCGGGGGTGCCCACCTGCGTCATGAACCGCGCCATTGCGTCGCCCCGGCGCCCTGCGTCCAACAGCGGCAGCAAATCGGCGAGATAGGCCTGCCAGACCGTTTGTGCGGAGGGGCTATCGTTGTACGGAATCTCATAGAGGGCCAGGCGTCCGACTCGCGTGCTGAGGGCCAGGGCCGCTTCGAGAACCAGGGCGCCGCCGGAGGAATGGCCATAAAGGTGGGCGTGACCGCCGGTTGCCTCGATCAGAGCAGCGAGGTCTTCAACCTCACGGCTGATGCTGTACGGCGCGGTATCGCCGCTGTCACCCCGACCACGACGGTCATAATTGATGACCGTGAATTGCGCTGAGAGGCGCTGAGCAAGAGCGCGGGCACCCGCGGTCGAGCGTGAACACAGGGCGCCGACGACCAGGATGATCGTCGGTCCCTGCCCGATCTGCTCGTAGGCGATCACTGTACTGTCCTGGGAAGTTACAGTCTGCATGGCCCTCTCCCTTGTATTTTAACAGAATCAGCTATTGCGGTTACGGTAACAGGCAAAATGGATGCTGTCAATATGGACGTTTGAGTGGCGTGGCCTGCGCCTGAAACCGCTTGAACGACACCACGAAGTGAATTTCCAGGACGGGTCCACACGCCAGGTCACTTCGTCCCAGTCAGTGGGCACGCCGACCACACCCGGAAGAAGCCCAGATGCCAGGAGGCAACCACAGCGGCGATTTCAAACTCAAGTTGGTGGACGAGAGCAATGCTGGCCGTCACACCAGCGCTCAGCTCTGCCACAAACATTCACGGGCACCCAGCCTGATCCATCGGTGGCGCAAGGAGGCCGATGCACGCGGCAGCGACGCGCCGCTCCAGAAGCGGCACCAGATCATCATGGTTGCGAGACACGCATACTCCACCGTGACGGTGCGTCGCCTGTGTGACCTGCACCGTGTGGGTCAGGCCTGGTCCGTCCTTCAACTGGGCCGTGAGCCTTTGGATCAGTGACTGGCCAAAGAGATCGAGGCGGTGTTGTTAAAGTTGAGCGGGTGCGGCGACCGCCGAGTGACCCGTGGCCTTGCTCGGAGGAAGCGTCCAGCGCCCACAAATCTGCGGGTGTTGCGGAATGCCGCCCGCTGTGCAAAACCAGGGCGGCGCTACTGGATCGCGGCAGACTTCACCACCAGCGGGACACGCCTCCACAGTTTGCTGTTGCACATCTGCCTGGAGACCAGGGAGGGCCTCC
Above is a genomic segment from Deinococcus aerolatus containing:
- a CDS encoding alpha/beta fold hydrolase, whose product is MIAYEQIGQGPTIILVVGALCSRSTAGARALAQRLSAQFTVINYDRRGRGDSGDTAPYSISREVEDLAALIEATGGHAHLYGHSSGGALVLEAALALSTRVGRLALYEIPYNDSPSAQTVWQAYLADLLPLLDAGRRGDAMARFMTQVGTPEEQIAGMRHAPFWPALEALAPTMAYDHAALLGPNGTVPSARAAAVAQSTLLMVGDASYPFMRDTALRLEAAMPNASVLVLEGQTHDVDAAVLAPVLGAFFSQP
- a CDS encoding transposase, with product MPGGNHSGDFKLKLVDESNAGRHTSAQLCHKHSRAPSLIHRWRKEADARGSDAPLQKRHQIIMVARHAYSTVTVRRLCDLHRVGQAWSVLQLGREPLDQ